GCCCTCTATCGCTCGAAGGCGCTTGGCAAGGGCGTCTGGTCGGTCTTCGAGGAATCCATGGACGCCGAGTACAAGCGGCGGCAGCTTGTGAAGAACGAACTGGCCAAGGCGCTCGATCACGACATGCTGACGGTCCGCTACCAGCCCATCGTCGATGCCAAGACCGGACGGATTGTCGCCTGTGAGGCACTGTCGCGCTGGAACCATCCGGAACTCGGCGACATCTCACCGGCAGAGTACATTCCGCTTGCGGAGGAGATGGGCATGATCGGCAAGGTGAGTCGGTCCGTGCTGGCCCGTGCTCTCAGCGATTGCGCCACTTGGCCGGAGAGCGTCAACATTTCCGTGAATCTGTCCGCCATAGATTTTCGCCGTTCGCGTCTGCTCGATGAAATCGACAGTGCCGTCAGCGCTTCGGGCGTTGCGCCGGAACGACTGGAAATCGAAGTGACCGAAACCGCCGTGATCTCCAACGAACAGGAGATGTTCGCGGTTCTGCAGGCGATCCGCGACCGCGGCATCAAGATATCTCTTGACGATTTCGGTACCGGTTACTCGTCGCTCGGCTATCTGCACAAGCTTCCGCTGGACAAGGTCAAGATAGACCGTTCCTTCGTCGAGGGCATAGAGAGCGGTCAGACGCCGATCGCGCTGCTGCGGGGTGTCGCCAACTTGTGCAAGACATTGGGACTGCAGGTGACGATCGAAGGCGTGTCGTCCGACGACCAGCTCAATCTCGTCCTGGCGACCGAGGGCGTGAGCCGTATCCAGGGATTCGTGCTCGGCCCGGCACTGCCCTCGTCCTCGGTTCTGGAACTCGCCCAGCATACGCTCTTGCCGAATTCGCTGAACCGTGAAACCGAGCAACGGGCCGTTCCCGCGATGTGACACATGCTTCGGATCCGCGCTTGCCTTGCGCGGGGAAGCCTCGAACCAAACTTCCCGTATCACCCCTTGCAACAGTCGGCCGGCATGACCGCGCAGGCGAAATTTTGCCATGATTCGAATTTGTTAACCTTAACGAATCGTAAACGGGTTCGATGGTATTTACATATGATTAATGTCGTCTACTGTGCGGCCCAGATGGGGACTTGTATCGAGTATGACGGCCAGAAACGTTGTGAACGCGCAGGCTGGCGCAAGCCTGCAGGAGCGCATCTTCGAGGTGATGGATCGCATCGAATACCGGAGGATCGTCTCTCCGGAAGACTTCGAGGACATCAGTCAGCTGCGAAGCCTGGCGTTCGATGCACATGCCATCTACAGCCGCAAACTCAATGGCAATGCGACCGATGACAGCGACTTCTGGCCGGGCGTGCAGGTCTTCGGCATGTACTACGATCGCGAACTTGTTTCCACGATACGCATCGCCCATGTGACGCCCAAGAACCGGGATTGCCAGGCAGTGCGGCTCTTTCCTGAGGTACTCGATCCGCTTCTTGACCAGGGACAGACCTTCATCGATCCGAGCCGGTTCGCCGTGAATGACGAGATTTCCCGAGATGTCCCGGGGTTGGCGCTCTTGACGCTGAGGCTCGCCTTCATGGCGACGAAGTATTTTGGCGTTGACGCCTGTCTGGGCCTGGTCACCGAGGATCATGTTCCGTTTTATCGCCGGGTGTTTCGGTCCACGGTCATCGCGGGGCCGAAGAAGTGCGAAGGATTCGCGGTGCCACTGGTTCTGTTCGCAAGTCCGTTGCGGGAAGAGGAAATCTGCGCACGGTACCCCTTGTTTCGTTCTACGGCGAAGGAGAGGGAAATGCTTTTCGACACCCCTGCTTCGGGCATGCCTCCGCTTACAATTCTCCCGACCGCGAAATATGTCGCGCATGCGGCCTGACGAAGCATTCGATGTCGGGGGCATTGAAGTCGCGGCCGGATTTCGCTAATCGCAGCTGACTGAATGTTATTGCGCAGCGGAGCAACAGAAATGGCCGAAAACCAACCGACAGGTCCTGCAGAAACCGGAGCAGAGATGGACTACGGCGAGCACGAGCGGACGTTTTCGATGTTTCTGGCCCTGACCAAGTGGCTCGTGATCCTTAGCGTGTCCCTTCTCGTGGCGATGGCGTTCGGCTTTTTCGCCGGCGGCGGCCTTTTCGGCGGCATCGTTCTTTTCATCGTGCTGAACGCACTCGCCTATTTCCTGACCTGACAAGCGGACCGGGTTCACCCGGTTCAACGCCGGCGGTTGATCGCGTCGCCCCCGGGTGGCGCGTCCGCGCGTCTTGGCCAAGACGTGGTCGGTTCCAGCGACAGCTGGCGCAAGGAGAGGTGGCGAAATGAGTGCTACGCGCGTCAGCGCCGCATTGAACGTACCGGCAATCATGGCACGCAAGGGCGGCGATCCGCTTGTGTGCCTGACGGCCTATACCACGCCGATTGCCAGGCTGGCCGATCGTCACTGTGACATCATTCTCGTGGGCGACAGCGTCGGGATGGTGCTGCACGGTCTCGATTCAACGCTTGGTGTCACGCTCGAAATGATGATCCTGCACGGGCAGGCAGTGCGGCGCGGCGTCGACAAGGCGCTCATGGTTGTTGATATGCCGTTTGGCTCCTACGAGGAAAGCCCCGAGCAGGCCTTCCGCAACGCGGCCCGCCTGATGGCAGAGACCGGCTGCGAGGCCGTCAAGCTCGAGGGCGGTGCGTCAATGATCGAAACAATATCCTTCCTGACATCGCGCGGTGTTCCCGTTATGGGGCATATTGGTCTCACGCCGCAGGCGGTTAACATGTTCGGCGGCTACAGGGTGCAGGGACGCGGCACAGCAGGTGAAACAATTCGTCGTGATGCTCAAGCCGTAGCCGATGCCGGGGCATTTTCCGTCGTCATTGAAAAGGTGCCGGAAAGTCTGGCGCGTTCGGTGACGGAAGACGTGGCCGTTCCCACCATTGGAATAGGGGCTTCGCCCGCATGTGACGGCCAGATCCTCGTCGTCGACGACATGCTCGGGATGTTCAGCGACTTTCGGCCGAAATTCGTCAAGCGCTATGGCAATCTTGCGACAGAGGCGGAAGAGGCGATTGCGTCATATGCCAGGGATGTGCGGTCGAGGAGCTTCCCCGATGAGAGTCATGTATTCGGCGACGATGAGCCGCTGGGGGACAGGAAAGCCGGCCGATGAGTATCGCGATCGAACGTACCGTTGCGGGCTTGCGCGGGTATGTTGCGGATTGGCGCAGCAAGGGGCAGCGGATCGGCGTGGTGCCAACGATGGGAGCATTGCACGAGGGGCACCTGAGCCTTGTTCGTGCCGCGCTGGAGCGAATGGATCGCGTGATCGTTACGGTGTTCGTGAACCCGAAGCAGTTCGATAACGCGGACGATCTGGCCACCTATCCACGTACCGAGAGGGAAGACGCTGAAAAGCTGGAAACCGTTGGTGCGCATCTCTTGTATTGTCCGGATGCTGGCGAAATGTATCCGGCCGGTTTCTCGACCACTGTTTCGGTTTCCGGCATCTCGGAGGGGTTGTGCGGGGCCCACCGGCCCGGCCATTTCGATGGTGTGGCCACCGTGGTGGCGAAGCTGCTCCTGCAGACCGGAGCCGATGCCGCCTTCTTCGGCGAGAAGGACTTTCAGCAGTTGCAGGTGGTCCGCCGCATGGTTGCCGACATGGACATACCGGTCAAGATTGTCGGTTGTCCGACGGTGCGGGAAGCGGACGGGCTGGCGCTGTCTTCCAGAAATGTCCGGCTGAGCGCGGAAGATCGTGCTATCGCACCGGCGCTGGCAAGGGGCCTGGTCGAAGCCGCGAAAAGGATCGAGATGGGCGACGATGTTGCGGATTCGCTCGCATGGGCGCGTCGCGCGATCGAGGCAGCCGGCTTTCGCGAAGTGGAGTATCTGGAACTGCGCGGCGAAGACGATCTGGCGCCGATGACCTCGCTCAACCGTCCTGCCCGCTTGCTGGCAGCCGCCTGGCTTGGCAATACACGGCTTATCGACAACGTGCCGATCGGCGGTCGCTGAAGGTCAGACCTTGCCTCCGACGCGGGCCAGCCCGCTGCGCGCGGGCTCATATGCCGGGTCGAGCTGCAATGCACGCTGATAGGACTTCCTTGCTTTCGCGACATCGCCCTTCTTTTCGTAGACCAGCGCCTGGTTCGCCCAGCTTTCGGCGACACGGTCGTTCAATTGAAGTGCGTAGTTGAAATCGTCAAATGCATTGTCCAACTGACCAAGCGCGACATATGAAAGACCGCGGCCGTTGTAGGGCTCGGGCGCATTTGGCTGAAGCGAAATGGCGGTAGAGAAGTCGTCTATCGCAAAGTCGTGCTGTCCCCGGCTCTGGTAAACGAGACCTCGGCGGTGATAGGCGCGCGGATCGGTCGTATCGAGCTGGATCGCCTTCTGGAAATCGTTGAACGCTTCCGTGACGCGACCGGAACGGCGATAGAGTTCGCCGCGGCCGATATAGGCGGTGTCGTAGCGCGGATTGATCCGCAGCGCGGCGTTGTAGTCTTCCGCAGCGCGGCCGAGATCGCCCAGTGCCCGCCAGATAAGCGCACGATTTGCATAAGCCTCGAAGAAGCGCGGATTTAGCGCGATCGCCTGGTCGAAGTCTCGCAGGGCTTCCTGGTATCGACCGGCCCGTCCGAAGGCGGAACCGCGCACATTGTATGCGCTCGGATCATTTGGATTGGCGCGAATCACCTCGGTCAGGGAGGCGATGTTCTCCTCGCTGCCCTGCTCGGCTTCGATCGTGGTGGCGAGGCTATTGTTTATGGTGCTGGACTGACAGCCCGCAAGGGCTGCTGCAACTAGGACAAGGCCGGCAAGAGATCCGCGCAGTTTCACGGAATGGCGTGTCGCGTCCGAGACCCAACTGCCCCGCTTCTTGCCGTCAATGATGTCCATAAAGTTCGTTTCCCCTCGCCGGCACTGTCACGAACAAAAAAGCGGCGCGCTTTTCTGAAAAGCAACGCCACTTATCAATTCAAAAGTAGACGAAATCGCGGCTTAACGACCGCGGCCTCCGAGAAGGCCCTCGCGCTGGGCACGTTTCCGGGCCAACTTGCGTGTGCGGCGAACCGCTTCAGCCTTTTCGCGGGCGCGCTTCTCCGACGGCTTTTCATAGTGTCCGCGCATCTTCATTTCGCGGAAAATGCCTTCGCGCTGCATCTTTTTCTTCAAAGCGCGAAGCGCCTGGTCAACATTGTTGTCGCGTACGAGAACCTGCACGTGTATCCCAACTTTCCAATTGTGTTGATCGATCGCCGGAACACGAAAATCCGGCCCCGCGACGAGTTCGCCGCAGAATTCGGGCTGCGCATACCAGAAAAGGTCGACTTTGTCCACTATCCGGGTTGCCGGATTCCGTCAATTCGGGGTGCAAGATGTATTCTCACGTATTTGTGAAAACAAGACGCCAAAATTCCTCGCGCAAGGCAGTAAATGCGATATATTACGTAACGTAACCCGTCTCCGGAGGACCGAGCCGTTTGCCCGGGGAGGCGCGTCGCTTTCACTGATCTCCGAGTCAAGGATTTCGGTGGCCTAATTCCTCCGGATCAGGCTACCGAGAAGGCACGGGATTCGCCCCATCCCCGTGCCTTCTTTTTGTTCCGCGCTGACAGCCGGATCCCTTGCCGTGCGCGCCATGTGGCGTCGCAAAAAGGGCAGGGTGTCGTATTCGCAGCAGTTAATGCTACCTTCAGACAGCGTGCAGGGGGTGCCTGCATGGCCGAATCACGACGACCTAACGGGGTTACCTCGATGCGGAAGTATTCCGGGTTCGCAGTGCTGCGCGAAGCGATGCGCGGCCACAAGGGGTGGGACAAGCAGTGGGGATCGCCGGAACCGCGCAAGGAATACGATGTCATCATAATCGGTGCGGGCGGGCATGGCCTGGCGACGGCATACTATCTCGCCAAGGAACACGGGATCACCAATGTCGCAGTGCTGGAGAAGGGATGGCTCGGCGGCGGCAATACCGGTCGAAACACGACGATCATCCGCTCCAACTACCTGTATGACGAGTCCGCTGCGCTCTACGACCACGCCGTGAAGCTGTGGGAGAACCTTTCCCAGGACCTCAACTACAATGTCATGTATTCGCCCCGTGGCGTCATGATGCTGGCGCACAATGTGCACGACGTGCAGGTGTTCAAGCGGCACATTCACGCCAACCGTCTGAACGGCGTGGACAATGAGTGGCTGACGCCGGAAGAGGCGAAGGAATACTGCCCGCCTCTCAATATCTCGAAGACCGCGCGCTATCCCGTCATGGGCGCGGCGCTGCAGAGGCGCGGCGGCACGGCGCGGCATGACGCGGTCGCCTGGGGCTATGCACGCGCGGCGTCCGATCGCGGGGTCCACATCATCCAGAACTGCGAGGTGACCGGAATCCGGCGCAGCGCGAAGGGCGAGGTTGCCGGCGTCGAGACTTCGCGCGGGTTCATCGGCGCAAAGAAAATCGGCGTCGTCGCTGCCGGCAATACCTCGGTGATCATGCAGATGGCCGGCGTACGCATGCCGCTGGAAAGCTTCCCGCTGCAGGCGCTGGTGTCGGAGCCGGTGAAGCCCTGCTTTCCCTGCGTGGTGATGTCAAACACGGTGCATGCCTACATCTCCCAGTCGGACAAGGGAGAACTGGTCATCGGTGCCGGCACCGACCAGTATACCTCCTATTCGCAGACCGGCGGGCTGCACATAATCAATCACACGCTCGACGCGATCTGCGAGATGTTCCCGATGTTCACGCGCATGCGCATGCTGCGTTCCTGGGGCGGGATCGTCGACGTGACGCCGGACCGATCGCCCATAATCGCGAAGGCGCCCGTGCCTGGACTCTTCGTAAATTGCGGCTGGGGTACCGGTGGCTTCAAGGCGACGCCGGGTTCGGGACACGTCTTTGCCCATACGATTGCGCGGGACGAACCGCATCCGATCAATGCGGGCTACACGATCGAACGCTTCACCACCGGTCGGTTGATCGACGAGGCGGCAGCCGCCGCCGTTGCGCACTGAGGTTTTCGACATGCTTCTCGTTCATTGTCCCTATTGTGACGAAGATCGGCCCGAAATCGAGTTTCGTCACGCTGGCGAGGCACATATCGAGCGCCCGAGGAACATAGCGGAGATATCCGATGAGGAATTCGCGCAGTATTTCTTCTACCGCGACAACCCCAAGGGCATCACATTCGAGCGCTGGCGGCATGCTCATGGTTGCGCACGCTTCTTCAACGCGGTGCGCGACACGGTCTCCGACAAGTTCCTCATGACCTACAAGGCCGGAGAACCAAAGCCTGATATCGCGGCATTGATCGGCGACAGCGCTGCAGCGGAAAAGACGGGACGGGGAACGAAATGACGACCGCCGGAGTAAATCGCATTACCGGCAAGGGCCGGCTGACGCCCGCGAACAAAGTGCGCTTCATCTTTGACGGCAAGAGCTATTCGGGCCTTGAGGGCGACACGCTCGCCGCGGCACTTATCGCCAACGACGTGCACCTGGTGGGACGTTCCTTCAAGTATCACCGGCCGCGCGGCATCCTTTCGGCCGGACCCGAGGAGCCGTCGGCACTCGTTGGAGTGCGCCGGGATGCGGCCCGGCACACCCCCAATGTGCGGGCGACTGTGCAGGAAATTCATGACGGGCTTGAAGCGGTCAGCCAGAACCGGTGGCCGTCCCTGACCGTCGATATCGGGGCGGTCAACGATATCGCGTCGCCGCTTTTCTCGGCTGGCTTCTACTACAAGACCTTCATGTGGCCGAAAGCTGCGTGGAAACATATCTACGAGCCTTTCATCCGCCAGGCGGCGGGTCTCGGAAAGGCGCCGGCGGAGGCCGATCCCGATCACTATGCATCGCGCTTCGCACATTGCGACGTGCTGGTGATCGGCGGTGGCGCGGCCGGACTGTCGGCGGCGCTGGCCGCAGCGGAGTCGGGCGCCCGCGTCATCGTCTGCGATGAGCGGGCGGCGTTCGGAGGCGCGTTGCATTTCGAGGAGGAGTCCCGAATCGACGGCATGCCAGGCTATGAGTGGGCGCAGCAGACAGCGGCGCGGCTTTCGGCCATGGACAATGTGCGCGTGCTGCCGCGCACGACGGCGTTCGGCTACTATGCGCAGAATTTCGTCGGGCTGGTAGAGCGGGTCACGGACCATCTCGCCGCGCCCAATCCGGACCTGCCGCGCG
This portion of the Oricola thermophila genome encodes:
- a CDS encoding N-acyl amino acid synthase FeeM domain-containing protein, with product MDRIEYRRIVSPEDFEDISQLRSLAFDAHAIYSRKLNGNATDDSDFWPGVQVFGMYYDRELVSTIRIAHVTPKNRDCQAVRLFPEVLDPLLDQGQTFIDPSRFAVNDEISRDVPGLALLTLRLAFMATKYFGVDACLGLVTEDHVPFYRRVFRSTVIAGPKKCEGFAVPLVLFASPLREEEICARYPLFRSTAKEREMLFDTPASGMPPLTILPTAKYVAHAA
- a CDS encoding aa3-type cytochrome c oxidase subunit IV, whose protein sequence is MAENQPTGPAETGAEMDYGEHERTFSMFLALTKWLVILSVSLLVAMAFGFFAGGGLFGGIVLFIVLNALAYFLT
- the panB gene encoding 3-methyl-2-oxobutanoate hydroxymethyltransferase yields the protein MSATRVSAALNVPAIMARKGGDPLVCLTAYTTPIARLADRHCDIILVGDSVGMVLHGLDSTLGVTLEMMILHGQAVRRGVDKALMVVDMPFGSYEESPEQAFRNAARLMAETGCEAVKLEGGASMIETISFLTSRGVPVMGHIGLTPQAVNMFGGYRVQGRGTAGETIRRDAQAVADAGAFSVVIEKVPESLARSVTEDVAVPTIGIGASPACDGQILVVDDMLGMFSDFRPKFVKRYGNLATEAEEAIASYARDVRSRSFPDESHVFGDDEPLGDRKAGR
- the panC gene encoding pantoate--beta-alanine ligase; its protein translation is MSIAIERTVAGLRGYVADWRSKGQRIGVVPTMGALHEGHLSLVRAALERMDRVIVTVFVNPKQFDNADDLATYPRTEREDAEKLETVGAHLLYCPDAGEMYPAGFSTTVSVSGISEGLCGAHRPGHFDGVATVVAKLLLQTGADAAFFGEKDFQQLQVVRRMVADMDIPVKIVGCPTVREADGLALSSRNVRLSAEDRAIAPALARGLVEAAKRIEMGDDVADSLAWARRAIEAAGFREVEYLELRGEDDLAPMTSLNRPARLLAAAWLGNTRLIDNVPIGGR
- a CDS encoding tetratricopeptide repeat protein gives rise to the protein MDIIDGKKRGSWVSDATRHSVKLRGSLAGLVLVAAALAGCQSSTINNSLATTIEAEQGSEENIASLTEVIRANPNDPSAYNVRGSAFGRAGRYQEALRDFDQAIALNPRFFEAYANRALIWRALGDLGRAAEDYNAALRINPRYDTAYIGRGELYRRSGRVTEAFNDFQKAIQLDTTDPRAYHRRGLVYQSRGQHDFAIDDFSTAISLQPNAPEPYNGRGLSYVALGQLDNAFDDFNYALQLNDRVAESWANQALVYEKKGDVAKARKSYQRALQLDPAYEPARSGLARVGGKV
- the rpsU gene encoding 30S ribosomal protein S21, giving the protein MQVLVRDNNVDQALRALKKKMQREGIFREMKMRGHYEKPSEKRAREKAEAVRRTRKLARKRAQREGLLGGRGR
- a CDS encoding sarcosine oxidase subunit beta, producing the protein MRKYSGFAVLREAMRGHKGWDKQWGSPEPRKEYDVIIIGAGGHGLATAYYLAKEHGITNVAVLEKGWLGGGNTGRNTTIIRSNYLYDESAALYDHAVKLWENLSQDLNYNVMYSPRGVMMLAHNVHDVQVFKRHIHANRLNGVDNEWLTPEEAKEYCPPLNISKTARYPVMGAALQRRGGTARHDAVAWGYARAASDRGVHIIQNCEVTGIRRSAKGEVAGVETSRGFIGAKKIGVVAAGNTSVIMQMAGVRMPLESFPLQALVSEPVKPCFPCVVMSNTVHAYISQSDKGELVIGAGTDQYTSYSQTGGLHIINHTLDAICEMFPMFTRMRMLRSWGGIVDVTPDRSPIIAKAPVPGLFVNCGWGTGGFKATPGSGHVFAHTIARDEPHPINAGYTIERFTTGRLIDEAAAAAVAH
- a CDS encoding sarcosine oxidase subunit delta, translating into MLLVHCPYCDEDRPEIEFRHAGEAHIERPRNIAEISDEEFAQYFFYRDNPKGITFERWRHAHGCARFFNAVRDTVSDKFLMTYKAGEPKPDIAALIGDSAAAEKTGRGTK